The following DNA comes from bacterium.
CATACGCCCTGGATCCGCTACCCGTCGGGTCCCGGAGCACCCACGAGGCGTCGAACCAGGCGGCGGCGGGCGCTGGCCAGGATGGCCGCCAGCCTGGGCTGGCTGACGCCGAGCGTCGTGGCGGCCTCACGCTGGGCGTACCCGTCCAGGTAGTAGAGCGTCACCGCCCGCCTCTCCCGGTGCGGCAGGCGGGACAGAAGCTCCTCCACCTCGAGCTTCACCGAGAGCCACTCCTCCAGGGAGCGCTTGGTGTCCCCAGCCCGGCGGGTCCGGTGGAGGGAAACACGGTGGGGGTGGGGGTGTAAAAGGTGGGCGAGGGCGATGGGATAGAGCCGCAGCATGCCCTGCAGGCGCTCGTCGGGATCGAGACGCGATATATCGAACTGCACGGGTCCTCCTTTTTTAAACGAAGCCGGCACCGGGTGCTTGACAATTGTAAAAATGCATATTATAATCATCATGGGGTTGGCAAAAAGAGTCTACAGAAAATCATATTACATTCATAGGCAGCTGTCAAGCACCGGGGAGGAAAAAAAGATGGAAACCCTCGGCGCCCGCATAAAAAGGCTCCGCACGGCACTCAACCTGCGACCCGCCGAGCTCGCCCGCCTCGTCGGCGTCCCGCCCCAGTACATAGACAACTGGGAAAACCGCGGACACCGGCCGAGCTCGCGCTACGGAGCCCTCCTGTCCCAGGCACTCGGCATCACCGAGGAGGAGCTCTTCACCGGACGCAAGCCCACCAACCACGACGAACTCTCGAAGCTGACCATCACGGAGCTGCTGCAGAGGGCCGCCCAGGCCACCGCCGCGCTCCCCGGCTATGAAATCCGGCGCTTTCCCCTTCTGGGCGATATCGCCGCCGGCGCCCCCTTCGAGGCCGAATCGGACGAGGCCCTGC
Coding sequences within:
- a CDS encoding ECF-type sigma factor, whose product is MQFDISRLDPDERLQGMLRLYPIALAHLLHPHPHRVSLHRTRRAGDTKRSLEEWLSVKLEVEELLSRLPHRERRAVTLYYLDGYAQREAATTLGVSQPRLAAILASARRRLVRRLVGAPGPDG
- a CDS encoding helix-turn-helix domain-containing protein; translated protein: METLGARIKRLRTALNLRPAELARLVGVPPQYIDNWENRGHRPSSRYGALLSQALGITEEELFTGRKPTNHDELSKLTITELLQRAAQATAALPGYEIRRFPLLGDIAAGAPFEAESDEALPVATHVPRGTPDNCYFLRVQGDSMLGDGIISGDLVLIDPDTDTERMNEQDIYAILLNQNNVTLKRIRRVGGVMWMVGSNPKISPIPLTDDQHGEARVLGRLIKLERYYH